From one Streptococcus oralis genomic stretch:
- a CDS encoding DegV family protein, whose protein sequence is MKLAVITDSSAYLEEKTLQRENLFILDIPVNIDGEEYVEGVNLTAEEFYQKMAQSAELPKTSQPSIAKLDEILSSLKDEGYTHVLGLFLSSGISGFYQNIQYMLDEYDGLTIAFPDTHITSSPLGFMVESAFEWAEQGDDFAQIQEKLAIQIADNSAFIIVDDLDHLVKGGRLSNGAAILGNLFSIKPILYFNDQGVIEVYEKVRTEKKAIKRLVEIIKELTKDGDYRITVIHGNAPQKAADLRQLLMESGVTAEIPIETFGSVIGTHLGEGSIALSYTPIV, encoded by the coding sequence ATGAAATTAGCTGTCATTACAGATTCTTCAGCCTATTTAGAGGAGAAGACGCTGCAAAGAGAGAATCTATTTATCTTGGATATTCCTGTTAATATCGATGGAGAGGAGTATGTTGAAGGTGTCAATCTAACTGCTGAGGAATTTTATCAAAAAATGGCTCAGTCTGCAGAATTGCCTAAAACTAGTCAACCAAGTATTGCCAAATTGGATGAGATTCTTAGTTCTTTGAAAGACGAGGGTTATACCCATGTCTTGGGACTCTTTCTTTCGTCAGGAATTTCAGGCTTTTATCAGAACATCCAATACATGTTGGATGAGTATGATGGCTTGACCATTGCCTTTCCGGATACCCATATCACAAGTTCCCCTCTCGGATTTATGGTAGAGAGTGCCTTTGAATGGGCAGAACAAGGCGATGATTTTGCCCAGATTCAGGAGAAGTTGGCTATCCAAATTGCTGATAATTCAGCCTTTATCATAGTAGATGACCTCGACCACTTGGTTAAGGGAGGACGTTTGTCAAATGGTGCTGCCATCTTAGGGAATCTCTTCAGTATCAAGCCTATTCTTTACTTTAATGACCAAGGAGTGATTGAAGTTTACGAAAAAGTTCGTACAGAAAAGAAAGCAATCAAACGTTTGGTGGAAATCATCAAGGAGTTGACAAAAGATGGGGACTACCGTATAACAGTCATCCATGGGAACGCTCCTCAAAAGGCAGCGGATTTACGTCAGCTTTTGATGGAGAGTGGTGTGACTGCTGAAATTCCAATTGAAACCTTTGGTAGTGTCATTGGGACCCACCTTGGAGAAGGTAGTATCGCCTTGAGCTATACACCAATCGTCTAA
- the dapB gene encoding 4-hydroxy-tetrahydrodipicolinate reductase produces the protein MSIRVIIAGFKGKMGQAACQMVLADPDLDLVAVLDPFESESEWQGIPVFNDKADLAGFEADVWVDFTTPAVAYENTRFALENGFAPVVGTTGFTSDEIAELKAFSREQDLGGLIAPNFALGAVLLMQFAAQAAKYFPNVEIIELHHDKKKDAPSGTAIKTAELMAEVRESIQQGAPDEEELIAGARGADFDGMRIHSVRLPGLVAHQEVIFGNQGEGLILRHDSYDRSSFMTGVNLGIKEVVKRHELVYGLEHLL, from the coding sequence ATGAGTATTCGAGTAATTATTGCCGGTTTTAAGGGAAAAATGGGCCAAGCTGCTTGTCAGATGGTCTTGGCTGATCCAGACTTGGACTTGGTCGCAGTTTTGGATCCTTTTGAGTCTGAGTCAGAGTGGCAGGGGATTCCTGTCTTTAATGATAAGGCTGACTTGGCTGGTTTTGAAGCGGATGTCTGGGTGGATTTTACGACACCAGCCGTTGCTTACGAAAATACGCGTTTTGCCCTTGAAAATGGCTTTGCTCCTGTCGTAGGAACAACTGGATTCACTAGTGACGAAATTGCAGAACTAAAAGCATTTTCCCGTGAACAAGATTTGGGTGGCTTGATTGCTCCAAACTTTGCCTTGGGTGCTGTCTTGCTTATGCAATTTGCAGCACAAGCAGCTAAATATTTCCCAAATGTGGAGATTATTGAACTCCACCATGACAAGAAAAAAGATGCTCCGAGCGGAACAGCCATTAAAACGGCTGAGTTGATGGCGGAAGTGCGAGAGTCTATCCAACAAGGTGCGCCTGATGAGGAAGAATTGATTGCTGGTGCCCGTGGTGCTGATTTTGATGGCATGCGGATCCACTCAGTTCGTTTGCCAGGCTTAGTAGCTCATCAAGAAGTTATCTTTGGCAATCAGGGAGAAGGATTGATCCTTCGTCATGACTCCTATGATCGCAGCTCCTTCATGACAGGAGTCAATTTGGGAATCAAAGAAGTTGTCAAGCGTCATGAGCTTGTCTATGGATTAGAACACTTATTATGA
- a CDS encoding CCA tRNA nucleotidyltransferase, with protein sequence MRLTQMPSEFQKALPVLEKIKEAGFEAYFVGGSVRDALLNRPIHDVDIATSSYPEETKQIFPRTADIGIEHGTVLVLDGDEEYEVTTFRTEDVYVDYRRPSAVSFVRSLEEDLKRRDFTVNAFALDETGEIIDLFHGLEDLENQVLRAVGVASERFNEDALRIMRGFRFQASLGFELEPETFEAMRALTPLLEKISVERTFVEFDKLLLAPFWRVGLSSMIESQAYDYLPDMAGSQDKLNRLFDLENDFTFESSEQAWAALLWALEIKDAQPFLKAWKTSRQFAKQVQDLLTILALREEGELSKRDCYRFDLHSLLQAESLRQAQGKEVNPQTIKETYHSLTIHDKKEIQINGGILIKEYGYQPGPDLGEILTEIEFAIVDGELENDRQAIHAYLREKK encoded by the coding sequence ATGAGATTAACGCAAATGCCTTCTGAATTTCAGAAGGCTTTACCAGTATTAGAAAAAATTAAAGAAGCAGGCTTTGAAGCCTATTTTGTTGGAGGCTCTGTTCGAGATGCCCTCCTCAATCGTCCCATCCACGATGTGGATATCGCGACATCATCCTATCCAGAGGAGACAAAGCAGATTTTTCCGCGAACAGCCGATATTGGAATCGAGCACGGAACCGTCTTGGTTTTAGATGGGGATGAAGAGTATGAGGTAACCACCTTTCGGACCGAGGATGTCTATGTGGACTATCGCAGGCCCAGCGCGGTTTCCTTTGTGCGTTCGCTAGAAGAAGACCTCAAGCGCCGTGATTTCACAGTCAATGCCTTCGCCTTGGATGAGACAGGCGAAATCATTGACTTGTTCCATGGTTTAGAAGATTTGGAAAACCAAGTCTTGCGAGCGGTTGGGGTGGCTAGTGAGCGTTTCAATGAAGATGCTCTGCGCATAATGCGTGGTTTTCGTTTTCAGGCCAGTCTTGGTTTTGAACTTGAGCCAGAAACTTTTGAGGCGATGAGGGCTTTGACGCCACTCTTGGAGAAAATTTCTGTAGAGCGCACCTTCGTTGAGTTTGATAAACTCTTGCTGGCACCTTTTTGGCGAGTGGGTCTGTCTTCCATGATTGAAAGTCAAGCTTATGACTATCTTCCAGATATGGCAGGAAGCCAGGACAAGCTCAACAGACTGTTTGATTTGGAGAATGATTTCACTTTTGAGTCTTCCGAACAAGCCTGGGCAGCTCTCTTGTGGGCTTTGGAGATTAAAGATGCACAGCCATTTTTGAAAGCTTGGAAAACCTCACGCCAGTTTGCTAAGCAGGTTCAGGATTTGCTGACTATTTTGGCTTTGCGAGAAGAAGGTGAGCTGAGCAAGCGCGATTGTTACCGATTTGACTTGCATTCCCTTCTACAAGCTGAAAGTCTTCGTCAGGCCCAAGGGAAAGAAGTCAACCCACAAACCATCAAAGAAACTTACCATAGTTTGACCATTCATGACAAGAAAGAAATTCAGATTAACGGTGGAATTTTGATTAAGGAATATGGTTACCAGCCAGGACCAGACTTGGGAGAGATTTTAACAGAGATTGAGTTTGCCATTGTCGATGGA